The following are encoded together in the Pseudodesulfovibrio indicus genome:
- a CDS encoding MBL fold metallo-hydrolase: MYFKQITTPGLGCFSYVIGCPAAGEMVVVDPKRDVQDYLDISRDEGMKIVHVIDTHVHADHVSGAQELKSQTGCDIMVYETSPVSYDFTPLKEGRVLEVGNAKLEVLHTPGHTPDALSLLVTDTTRGDEPWMLLTGDVLFVNDIGRPDLVGGAKLNEQVQNLWNTLYVKFAKFPDSLEVFPAHGAGSLCGRGMSSKPSSTLGFERRHNPMLGFDSFEKFHLAMSQNFPARPKSFTHIIATNAGGAPLLERCPLDLAMNPFRFEEKMQDGAVVIDVRDAAAFAGYHIPGSLNIGFEPSLANWVGMTVEPDADILLVVDSRDDYERMRTELHRIGYDNIHGYLSGGIQSWVYSGRPVDSLAIDSAQALQNAMDEGKEISLIDVRTPGEWEGGKIPGARHIPLIDILDGKFDLDEDKNHLLYCAAGYRANIAASYLQKHGYWNVRSLAGGYIAWSRAGFKTV, translated from the coding sequence ATGTATTTCAAGCAGATAACTACACCCGGACTCGGTTGCTTCTCCTACGTCATCGGCTGCCCCGCCGCCGGCGAGATGGTCGTGGTTGATCCCAAGCGCGACGTGCAGGACTACCTGGACATCTCCCGCGACGAGGGCATGAAGATCGTCCACGTCATAGACACCCACGTCCACGCGGACCACGTGTCCGGGGCGCAGGAACTGAAATCCCAGACCGGTTGCGACATCATGGTCTACGAGACCTCGCCGGTGAGCTACGACTTCACCCCCCTCAAGGAGGGCCGGGTGCTGGAGGTGGGCAACGCCAAGCTGGAGGTCCTGCACACCCCCGGCCACACCCCGGACGCCCTGTCCCTGCTGGTCACCGACACCACGCGCGGGGATGAGCCGTGGATGCTCCTGACCGGCGACGTGCTGTTCGTGAACGACATCGGGCGGCCCGACCTGGTGGGCGGGGCCAAGCTCAACGAGCAGGTCCAGAACCTCTGGAACACCCTGTACGTCAAGTTCGCCAAGTTCCCCGACAGCCTTGAGGTCTTCCCGGCCCACGGCGCGGGCTCCCTGTGCGGGCGCGGCATGTCCTCCAAGCCCAGCTCCACCCTCGGGTTCGAGCGGCGGCACAACCCCATGCTCGGCTTCGACAGCTTCGAGAAGTTCCACCTGGCCATGAGCCAGAACTTCCCGGCCCGGCCCAAGTCCTTCACCCACATCATCGCCACCAACGCGGGCGGCGCGCCGCTCCTGGAGCGCTGCCCACTGGACCTGGCCATGAACCCGTTCCGGTTCGAGGAGAAGATGCAGGACGGCGCGGTGGTCATCGACGTGCGCGACGCGGCGGCCTTCGCGGGCTACCACATCCCCGGTTCCCTGAACATCGGCTTCGAGCCGAGCCTGGCCAACTGGGTGGGCATGACCGTGGAGCCGGACGCCGACATCCTGCTGGTGGTCGACTCCCGCGACGACTACGAGCGCATGCGCACCGAGCTGCACCGCATCGGCTACGACAACATTCATGGCTACCTGTCCGGCGGCATCCAGTCCTGGGTGTACAGCGGTCGCCCGGTGGATTCCCTGGCCATCGACTCGGCCCAGGCGTTGCAAAACGCCATGGACGAAGGCAAGGAGATCAGCCTGATCGACGTGCGCACCCCCGGCGAGTGGGAAGGGGGCAAGATCCCCGGCGCCAGGCACATCCCGCTCATCGACATCCTGGACGGCAAGTTCGACCTGGACGAGGACAAGAACCACCTGCTCTACTGCGCGGCGGGCTACCGGGCCAACATCGCGGCCTCCTACCTGCAGAAGCACGGTTACTGGAACGTCCGCAGCCTGGCGGGCGGCTACATCGCCTGGAGCCGCGCCGGTTTCAAGACCGTTTAA
- the nifJ gene encoding pyruvate:ferredoxin (flavodoxin) oxidoreductase, with protein sequence MPKKTMKTMDGNTAAAHVAYAMSETAAIYPITPSTPMGEIADEWAAHGRKNIFGQTVQIRQMQSEAGAAGAVHGSLAGGALTTTFTASQGLLLMIPNMYKISGELLPGVFHVSARAIAAHALSIFGDHQDVMACRQTGFAMLFSNSVQEVMDLSLVAHLAAVESSVPFISIFDGFRTSHEIQKIAVIDYEDMKPLLNMDKVAEFRKRAMNPEHPNIRGTAQNPDIYFQGREATNTYYEAIPDMVTEAMKKVGKITGRRYKLFDYVGHPKADRVIIAMGSGCETIEETVNYLNANGKKVGLIKVRLFRPFSVKHMLSVMPKTVKKIAVLDRTKEPGALGDPLYMDVCAAYAGKKDAPVIVGGRYGLGSKDFTPAQVESVYNSLSRPRHGFTVGITDDVTMSSLFDCDCVDTTPEGTVQCKFWGLGSDGTVGANKQAIKIIGDNTNLYAQGYFAYDSKKSGGITISHLRFGKKPIQSTYLVQNADYVACHNPSYVTQYDVLEGIKDGGTFVLNCAWTADEMDKQLPAAMRRTIAQKNLKFYTVDAVKIAGEVGLGGRINMVMQTAFFKLADVIPFKKAVDLLKDGIKAAYGKKGDKIVNMNNAAVDNATSAIVEIPVPASWKTLKDDKVPARREPDYVKNVMRPVLAQKGDSLPVSAFSHDGTMPSATSKFEKRGVAILVPEWIKENCIQCNQCSFVCPHSALRAVLATDEEMKKAPATYETIDAVGKDIKGMHFRLQVNSLDCLGCGNCADICPAKEKALVMKPIATQTPVQVPNFEFSDTVTYKDAFGRDTVKGSQFRKSLMEFSGACAGCGETPYVKVITQLFGERMVIANATGCSSIWGASAPTAPYCVDGQGHGPAWGNSLFEDAAEFGYGIEMATDQRRNHLAELCKEAAKAETGALKTKLNKWPKVMHDPEESKAAGEALKKALKGTRKKALKEILDMADLFTKQSIWIFGGDGWAYDIGYGGLDHVLASGKDVNVLVLDTEVYSNTGGQSSKATPLGSIAKFAAAGKTTNKKDLGRMAMTYGYVYVASVAMGANKQQFLKAVKEAEAYPGPSLIIAYAPCINQGIKKGMGKTQMEQKLAVDSGYWPLYRYNPQLAENGENPFLLESKAPDGTLQEFLSGENRYAMLERFYPEFSKDYRAKIEQDFNRRYETLKHMADPDCKK encoded by the coding sequence ATGCCCAAGAAGACCATGAAAACAATGGACGGCAACACCGCCGCCGCTCACGTGGCCTATGCCATGAGCGAGACGGCCGCCATCTATCCCATCACTCCGTCCACCCCCATGGGCGAAATCGCCGACGAATGGGCGGCCCATGGACGCAAAAACATTTTCGGCCAGACGGTCCAGATCCGCCAGATGCAGTCCGAAGCGGGCGCGGCGGGCGCGGTACACGGCTCCCTGGCCGGGGGCGCGCTGACCACCACCTTCACCGCCTCCCAGGGCCTCCTGCTGATGATCCCGAACATGTACAAGATCTCCGGCGAGCTGCTCCCCGGCGTCTTCCATGTCTCGGCCCGGGCCATCGCCGCCCACGCCCTGTCCATCTTCGGCGACCACCAGGACGTCATGGCCTGCCGCCAGACCGGTTTCGCCATGCTCTTCTCCAATTCCGTCCAGGAGGTCATGGACCTCTCCCTGGTGGCCCACCTGGCCGCCGTGGAGTCCAGCGTCCCGTTCATCTCCATCTTCGACGGCTTCCGCACCTCCCACGAAATCCAAAAGATCGCGGTCATCGACTACGAGGACATGAAACCGCTGCTGAACATGGACAAGGTGGCCGAGTTCCGCAAGCGGGCCATGAACCCCGAGCACCCGAACATTCGCGGCACCGCCCAGAACCCGGACATCTATTTCCAGGGCCGCGAGGCGACCAACACCTATTATGAAGCCATCCCGGACATGGTCACCGAGGCCATGAAAAAGGTCGGCAAGATCACCGGCCGCCGCTACAAGCTCTTCGACTACGTGGGCCATCCCAAGGCCGACCGCGTGATCATCGCCATGGGCTCCGGCTGCGAGACCATCGAGGAGACCGTCAACTACCTGAACGCGAACGGCAAGAAGGTCGGCCTGATCAAGGTCCGCCTGTTCCGCCCGTTCTCGGTCAAGCACATGCTCTCCGTGATGCCCAAGACCGTGAAGAAGATCGCCGTGCTCGACCGCACCAAGGAGCCGGGCGCCCTGGGCGATCCCCTGTACATGGACGTCTGCGCCGCCTATGCGGGCAAGAAGGACGCCCCGGTCATCGTCGGCGGCCGCTACGGCCTGGGGTCCAAGGACTTCACCCCGGCCCAGGTCGAGTCGGTCTACAACTCCCTGTCCCGTCCGCGCCACGGCTTCACCGTGGGCATCACCGACGACGTGACCATGTCCTCCCTGTTCGACTGCGACTGCGTGGACACCACCCCCGAAGGCACGGTCCAGTGCAAGTTCTGGGGACTGGGCTCCGACGGCACCGTGGGCGCGAACAAGCAGGCCATCAAGATCATCGGCGACAACACCAACCTCTACGCCCAGGGCTACTTCGCCTACGATTCCAAGAAATCCGGCGGCATCACCATCTCCCACCTGCGCTTCGGCAAGAAACCGATCCAGTCCACCTACCTGGTCCAGAACGCGGACTACGTGGCCTGCCACAATCCGAGCTACGTGACCCAGTACGACGTGCTTGAAGGGATCAAGGACGGCGGCACCTTCGTGCTCAACTGTGCCTGGACCGCCGACGAGATGGACAAGCAGCTGCCCGCCGCCATGCGCCGGACCATCGCCCAGAAGAACCTCAAGTTCTACACCGTGGACGCGGTCAAGATCGCGGGCGAGGTCGGGCTCGGCGGACGCATCAACATGGTCATGCAGACCGCCTTCTTCAAGCTGGCCGACGTCATCCCGTTCAAGAAGGCCGTGGACCTGCTCAAGGACGGCATCAAGGCCGCCTACGGCAAAAAGGGCGACAAGATCGTCAACATGAACAACGCCGCCGTCGACAACGCCACCTCCGCCATCGTGGAAATCCCGGTGCCCGCGTCCTGGAAGACCCTCAAGGACGACAAGGTTCCGGCCCGCCGCGAGCCCGACTACGTCAAGAACGTCATGCGCCCGGTGCTGGCCCAAAAGGGCGACTCCCTGCCCGTCTCCGCCTTCTCCCACGACGGGACCATGCCGTCGGCCACCTCCAAGTTCGAGAAGCGCGGCGTGGCCATCCTGGTCCCCGAGTGGATCAAGGAAAACTGCATTCAGTGCAACCAGTGCTCCTTCGTCTGCCCGCACTCCGCCCTGCGCGCCGTGCTGGCCACCGACGAGGAGATGAAAAAGGCCCCGGCCACCTATGAGACCATCGACGCCGTGGGCAAGGACATCAAGGGAATGCACTTCCGGCTCCAGGTCAACTCCCTGGACTGCCTGGGCTGCGGCAACTGTGCCGACATCTGCCCGGCCAAGGAAAAGGCGCTGGTCATGAAGCCCATCGCCACCCAGACCCCGGTGCAGGTCCCCAACTTCGAGTTCTCCGACACCGTCACCTACAAGGACGCCTTCGGCCGCGACACGGTCAAGGGCTCCCAGTTCCGCAAGTCCCTCATGGAATTCTCCGGGGCCTGCGCGGGTTGCGGCGAGACTCCCTACGTCAAGGTCATCACCCAGCTCTTCGGTGAGCGCATGGTCATCGCCAACGCCACCGGCTGCTCCTCCATCTGGGGCGCATCCGCGCCCACCGCGCCCTACTGCGTGGACGGACAAGGCCACGGCCCGGCCTGGGGCAACTCCCTGTTCGAAGACGCCGCCGAGTTCGGCTACGGCATCGAGATGGCCACCGACCAGCGCCGGAACCACCTGGCCGAGCTCTGCAAGGAGGCCGCCAAGGCCGAGACCGGCGCGCTCAAGACCAAGCTCAACAAGTGGCCCAAGGTGATGCACGATCCCGAGGAGTCCAAGGCTGCGGGCGAAGCCCTGAAAAAGGCCCTGAAGGGCACGCGCAAGAAGGCGCTCAAGGAAATCCTGGACATGGCCGACCTGTTCACCAAGCAGTCCATCTGGATCTTCGGCGGCGACGGCTGGGCCTACGACATCGGCTACGGCGGCCTGGACCATGTCCTGGCTTCCGGCAAGGACGTCAACGTCCTGGTCCTGGACACCGAGGTGTATTCCAACACCGGCGGCCAGTCCTCCAAGGCCACTCCGCTCGGCTCCATCGCCAAGTTCGCGGCGGCCGGAAAGACCACCAACAAGAAGGACCTCGGCCGCATGGCCATGACCTACGGTTACGTCTACGTGGCCTCTGTGGCCATGGGCGCCAACAAGCAGCAGTTCCTCAAGGCGGTCAAGGAGGCCGAGGCCTACCCCGGCCCGTCCCTGATCATCGCCTACGCCCCGTGCATCAACCAGGGCATCAAGAAGGGCATGGGCAAGACCCAGATGGAACAGAAGCTGGCCGTGGACTCCGGCTACTGGCCGCTGTACCGCTACAACCCGCAGCTGGCCGAGAACGGTGAGAACCCGTTCCTCCTCGAATCCAAGGCCCCGGACGGCACCCTGCAGGAGTTCCTCTCCGGCGAGAACCGCTACGCCATGCTGGAACGGTTCTACCCCGAGTTCTCCAAGGACTACCGGGCCAAGATCGAGCAGGACTTCAACCGCCGCTACGAGACCCTCAAGCACATGGCCGACCCCGACTGCAAAAAGTAA
- a CDS encoding bacteriohemerythrin: MSLRLKLYSSIGLLLCIGMAMFVATLVITSAQEFDGLVINLAGRQRMLSQKVAKEALLFLDGAQAGRDVAAVKGQVQSTSRLFKQTLDALTNSGSAPVTADPDGPAKELPMPSDAVREQLLKVEQLWDEYTASVNAILERQELEPDFNKKNLAVLVNMNEAVTMMQEESEARVDGLLISQLIGIGIMLLTTLISFLAIQRKIVIPLSNFSEAMDSICQGDLTQVCFNDQNDEIGIVARTLTTMEDKLKDVVSQAKASTENMAERSEDMNDMAATLAEGATRQAGSVSDISGLMESMRTKIADTARNSMETHHLAIKAAEDARQSGHSVSTALEAITTIAGKITVIEEIARQTNLLALNAAIEAARAGEHGKGFAVVASEVRKLAERSGMAAKEISELSANTLDISNKAGELLQMLVPDIEKTAGMIEEINAASSEQHRETEMVGTAVRDLDHGIQQTASMARELSGTIEQLSEEAASLRQELTFFNTGGSGSVCKPSTKVIKAAPQQLPEPELPVSAAPKPAAPKPRAVPLPRNTEPVDIDLSKSKPLIVWSDAIATGIKLIDDQHKELIRIINLLNSAMQQGKGKGVLGPILSDLRSYTTFHFNQEKDLFERYGYPEIEEHLAVHDDLMRQAFDFIDKFETGQTAMSRDLFYFLKDWLVNHIQGTDMKYVPFMKAALNQ; this comes from the coding sequence ATGAGTCTTCGGCTAAAACTGTACTCCTCGATCGGATTGCTTTTGTGCATCGGCATGGCCATGTTCGTGGCCACGCTGGTGATCACCTCCGCGCAGGAGTTCGACGGATTGGTGATCAACCTTGCGGGCCGCCAGCGCATGCTCAGCCAGAAAGTGGCCAAGGAGGCGCTGCTCTTTCTTGACGGGGCCCAGGCCGGTCGGGACGTGGCCGCAGTGAAGGGGCAGGTCCAGTCCACCTCCAGGCTCTTCAAACAGACCCTAGACGCCCTGACCAACTCCGGTTCGGCCCCGGTCACCGCCGACCCGGACGGCCCCGCCAAGGAACTGCCCATGCCCTCGGACGCGGTCCGCGAGCAGTTGCTCAAGGTCGAGCAGCTGTGGGATGAATACACCGCCTCGGTGAACGCCATCCTCGAACGCCAGGAGCTGGAGCCCGACTTCAACAAGAAGAATCTGGCCGTGCTGGTCAACATGAACGAGGCCGTGACCATGATGCAGGAGGAATCCGAGGCGCGGGTCGACGGGCTGCTCATCTCCCAGCTCATCGGCATCGGCATCATGCTCCTGACCACGCTTATCAGCTTCCTGGCCATCCAGCGAAAGATCGTCATTCCCCTGTCCAATTTCAGCGAGGCCATGGACAGCATCTGCCAGGGCGACCTGACCCAGGTGTGCTTCAACGACCAGAACGACGAGATCGGCATCGTGGCCAGAACCCTGACCACCATGGAGGACAAGCTCAAGGATGTGGTCAGCCAGGCCAAGGCGTCCACCGAGAACATGGCCGAACGGAGCGAGGACATGAACGACATGGCCGCCACCCTGGCCGAGGGCGCCACCCGGCAGGCCGGATCGGTGAGCGACATCTCCGGGCTCATGGAATCCATGCGCACCAAGATCGCCGACACCGCCAGGAACTCCATGGAGACCCACCACCTGGCCATCAAGGCCGCCGAGGACGCCCGTCAGAGCGGGCATTCCGTGAGCACCGCCCTGGAGGCCATCACCACCATCGCGGGCAAGATCACGGTCATCGAGGAGATCGCCCGGCAGACCAACCTCCTGGCCCTGAACGCCGCCATCGAGGCCGCGCGGGCGGGCGAGCACGGCAAGGGATTCGCCGTGGTGGCGTCCGAGGTGCGCAAGCTGGCGGAACGAAGCGGCATGGCGGCCAAGGAGATCAGCGAGCTGTCCGCCAACACGCTCGACATCTCCAACAAGGCCGGGGAGCTGCTCCAGATGCTGGTCCCGGACATCGAGAAGACCGCGGGCATGATCGAGGAGATCAACGCGGCCAGCTCGGAACAGCACCGCGAAACCGAGATGGTCGGCACCGCCGTGCGCGACCTGGACCACGGCATCCAGCAAACGGCGAGCATGGCCCGCGAACTCTCCGGGACCATTGAACAGCTTTCGGAAGAGGCGGCCAGCCTCCGCCAGGAGCTTACCTTCTTCAATACCGGCGGCAGCGGTTCGGTCTGCAAACCGTCCACCAAGGTCATAAAGGCCGCGCCGCAACAGCTGCCCGAACCGGAACTACCGGTATCCGCAGCCCCGAAACCGGCCGCACCCAAACCACGCGCAGTTCCTTTGCCGCGCAACACGGAACCCGTGGACATCGACCTGAGCAAGTCCAAGCCGCTCATAGTCTGGAGCGACGCCATCGCCACGGGCATCAAGCTCATCGACGACCAGCACAAGGAGCTGATCAGGATCATCAATCTCCTGAACAGCGCCATGCAGCAAGGCAAGGGCAAAGGCGTGCTCGGCCCCATCCTGAGCGACCTCAGGAGCTACACCACCTTCCACTTCAACCAGGAAAAAGACCTGTTCGAACGGTACGGGTATCCGGAGATCGAGGAACACCTGGCCGTCCACGACGACCTCATGCGACAGGCATTCGACTTCATTGATAAATTCGAAACAGGCCAAACCGCAATGAGCCGCGACCTCTTCTACTTCCTCAAGGATTGGCTGGTGAACCACATCCAGGGAACGGACATGAAGTACGTGCCGTTCATGAAGGCGGCCCTGAACCAATAA
- a CDS encoding Na/Pi cotransporter family protein, protein MTTFFLIAGLFGGLGLFLLGMRLMTKGLRNAAGNALRTILGKWTRTPLRGLFSGFMITALVQSSSAITVAVIGFVNAGLMTLPQSVGVIFGSNIGTTVTSWIVAAVGVSVNVKALALPMVGLGAILRLTGGETRRKHLGDALTGFGIFFLGIETLQSTFQGLDRVVDLAAYNIGGVPGVLLFVAVGAILTLLMQSSSAAMALVLTAAMSGIVTLESAAAATIGTNIGTTSTALFSVIGATYNAKKVAAAHIIFNLGTGLVALLTIPLLLKGVNLLASLSPDYDTATTLALFHTVFNILGVLLFLPFTHRLTAFLDRHIGRELAEMGKPRYLDNNLLATPSLAMDALFMELGRLGEMVRDTCRKALASRFRHPDFLKDRMAIETLVAAIRAYCVKLQRSDLADPAAVQMPAALRVVQYYRKTLNIIAEVHQQHADTDHNLPGMSGESARQFRRDVRTILDVAHTPCAPEFPSLGKLMHELDDQYHELKDALLKAGAQGSLELDRMVSQLEYYSHVRQMCDQAVKGTTYWARLRDIELTCASADKDNEYAWKQEG, encoded by the coding sequence GTGACCACCTTTTTCCTCATCGCCGGGCTGTTCGGAGGCCTGGGCCTTTTCCTTCTCGGCATGCGCCTGATGACCAAGGGGCTGCGCAACGCGGCGGGCAACGCCCTGCGCACCATCCTGGGCAAATGGACCCGGACCCCGCTCAGGGGATTGTTCTCGGGGTTCATGATCACCGCCCTGGTGCAGTCCTCCAGCGCCATCACCGTGGCCGTCATCGGCTTCGTCAACGCGGGGCTGATGACCCTGCCCCAGTCCGTGGGCGTCATCTTCGGCTCCAACATCGGGACCACGGTGACCAGCTGGATCGTGGCCGCCGTGGGCGTGAGCGTGAACGTCAAGGCCCTGGCCCTGCCCATGGTCGGGCTGGGCGCCATCCTCCGGCTGACCGGCGGCGAGACCCGGCGCAAGCACCTGGGCGACGCCCTGACCGGCTTCGGCATCTTCTTCCTGGGCATCGAGACGCTCCAGTCCACCTTCCAGGGATTGGACCGGGTCGTGGACCTGGCGGCCTACAACATCGGAGGCGTGCCGGGCGTGCTGCTGTTCGTGGCCGTGGGCGCGATCCTGACCCTGCTCATGCAGAGCTCCAGCGCGGCCATGGCCCTGGTCCTGACCGCCGCCATGTCCGGCATCGTCACCCTGGAGAGCGCGGCCGCCGCGACCATCGGGACCAACATCGGCACCACCTCCACGGCCCTGTTCTCGGTCATCGGGGCCACCTACAACGCCAAGAAGGTGGCCGCGGCGCACATCATCTTCAACCTCGGCACCGGGCTGGTCGCCCTGCTGACCATCCCCCTGCTGCTCAAGGGCGTGAACCTCCTCGCCTCCCTGAGCCCGGACTACGACACGGCCACCACCCTGGCCCTGTTCCACACCGTCTTCAACATCCTGGGCGTGCTCCTGTTCCTGCCCTTCACCCACCGGCTGACCGCCTTCCTCGACCGGCACATAGGACGCGAACTGGCCGAGATGGGCAAGCCCCGGTACCTGGACAACAACCTGCTGGCCACCCCGTCCCTGGCCATGGACGCGCTGTTCATGGAGCTGGGCAGGCTGGGCGAAATGGTCCGGGACACCTGCCGGAAGGCCCTGGCCTCCCGCTTCCGCCATCCGGATTTCCTCAAGGACAGGATGGCCATCGAAACCCTGGTCGCGGCCATCCGCGCCTATTGCGTCAAGCTCCAGCGATCCGACCTGGCCGATCCGGCGGCGGTCCAGATGCCAGCCGCCCTGCGCGTGGTCCAATACTACCGCAAAACCCTGAACATCATCGCCGAAGTCCATCAGCAGCACGCGGACACGGACCACAACCTGCCCGGCATGTCCGGGGAGTCCGCCCGGCAGTTCCGGCGCGACGTGCGCACCATCCTCGACGTGGCCCACACGCCCTGCGCCCCGGAGTTCCCCTCCTTGGGCAAGCTGATGCACGAACTTGACGATCAGTATCATGAGTTGAAAGATGCATTGCTCAAAGCGGGCGCCCAAGGTAGCCTGGAGCTGGACAGGATGGTATCCCAGCTCGAATACTACTCGCACGTCCGCCAGATGTGCGACCAGGCCGTCAAGGGAACCACCTACTGGGCGCGGCTGCGCGACATCGAACTGACTTGCGCCTCCGCCGACAAGGACAACGAATACGCCTGGAAACAGGAAGGATAA
- a CDS encoding lipoprotein-releasing ABC transporter permease subunit — protein sequence MRFETFIATRYLFALRKQSFISVISLFAICGVAIGVGALIVVIGVMNGFSTDLRDKILGVNAHILVTSLRGGISDYKELADEAMKVPGVIGVTPFVYSEVMLSTRTGVKGVVLRGIDPDTSGSVLSLSKDMVSGDIERLKASDDFPGIIIGSELAKRLGLTEGSFVNLLSPSGQSSAAGFTPKVRRFVVAGIFRTGMFEYDSSLGYVSIPAARQLLGFKGDLVSGLEISVNDVYNVKQISSDLRDAISSFTVYVRNWQEMNANLFAALELEKSAMFIILAMIVLVGSFSIVTTLVMLVIQKTKDIAVLMSLGADKGSIRNIFMLQGTFIGLAGTVFGFLIGVPVSLLLKKYQFIKLPSNVYPVDYLPVRLEAVDLFAIGAAAFLLCFVATIYPARRAAALSPSEALRYE from the coding sequence ATGCGGTTTGAGACGTTCATCGCCACCCGCTACCTGTTTGCCCTGCGCAAGCAGTCGTTCATCTCCGTCATATCGCTCTTCGCGATCTGCGGAGTGGCCATCGGGGTAGGCGCCCTGATTGTGGTCATCGGCGTGATGAACGGTTTTTCCACCGACCTGCGCGACAAGATCCTGGGCGTCAACGCCCATATCCTGGTGACGTCGTTGCGCGGCGGCATCAGCGACTACAAAGAGCTGGCCGACGAAGCGATGAAGGTTCCGGGCGTCATAGGTGTGACGCCCTTCGTCTATTCCGAGGTCATGCTTTCCACCCGCACGGGCGTGAAGGGCGTGGTCCTGCGGGGCATCGACCCCGACACCTCGGGTTCGGTCCTGTCCCTTTCCAAGGACATGGTCAGCGGCGACATCGAGCGGCTCAAGGCGTCGGACGACTTTCCCGGGATCATCATCGGTTCCGAGCTGGCCAAGCGGCTGGGGCTGACCGAAGGGTCCTTCGTGAATCTCCTGTCTCCGTCCGGGCAGTCCAGCGCTGCCGGGTTCACGCCCAAGGTCCGCCGCTTCGTGGTGGCGGGCATCTTCCGTACCGGCATGTTCGAATACGACTCGTCGCTCGGCTACGTCAGCATCCCGGCGGCCCGCCAATTGCTCGGCTTCAAGGGCGACCTGGTTTCCGGACTGGAGATCAGCGTCAACGACGTCTACAACGTCAAGCAGATCTCCAGCGACCTGCGTGACGCCATCTCCTCCTTCACGGTCTACGTCCGCAATTGGCAAGAGATGAACGCCAACCTGTTCGCCGCCCTGGAGCTGGAAAAGTCCGCCATGTTCATCATCCTGGCCATGATCGTCCTGGTCGGCTCCTTCAGCATCGTCACCACTCTGGTCATGCTGGTCATCCAGAAGACCAAGGATATCGCGGTGCTGATGTCGCTCGGTGCGGACAAGGGGAGCATCCGGAACATCTTCATGCTCCAGGGGACCTTCATCGGCCTGGCCGGCACCGTGTTCGGCTTCCTGATCGGCGTTCCGGTCAGCCTGCTGCTGAAGAAATACCAGTTCATCAAGCTGCCGAGCAACGTCTACCCAGTGGACTACCTGCCCGTCCGGCTGGAGGCCGTGGATCTTTTCGCCATCGGTGCGGCCGCGTTTCTCCTGTGTTTCGTGGCGACCATTTATCCCGCGCGCAGGGCCGCGGCCCTCAGTCCGTCGGAGGCCTTGCGTTATGAGTAA
- a CDS encoding MTH1187 family thiamine-binding protein: MSCVATFSLFPLERPDDGSLAPYVARSLRIVEASGLDHQLGPMGTVIEGEIEEVLDVIRQCHDAMRADCDRVYLTLAVDSRSGKDGRMSSKVRSVEERLK, encoded by the coding sequence ATGAGCTGTGTAGCCACCTTCAGCCTTTTTCCCCTGGAACGGCCCGACGACGGGTCGCTGGCCCCCTACGTGGCCCGGTCCCTGCGCATCGTCGAGGCGTCCGGCCTGGACCATCAACTCGGCCCCATGGGCACCGTGATCGAGGGCGAGATCGAAGAGGTTCTGGACGTCATCAGGCAATGCCACGACGCCATGCGAGCGGACTGCGACCGGGTCTACCTGACCCTGGCCGTTGATTCCCGCAGCGGCAAGGACGGTCGCATGTCCTCCAAGGTCAGGAGCGTCGAGGAGCGCCTCAAATGA
- the thiM gene encoding hydroxyethylthiazole kinase: MSARETLAGAVWEDIRAVRDKAPLVVNITNYVVTNNTANALLALGASPAMSHVVEDLPGLVRLSGALVVNLGTLAPDYVEGMHVAMALANEMGLPIVLDPVAAGVNELRTDLAREFLAQYRPAILRGNASEIMAVAGEDGQAKGVDTSMGVDEAGNAARMLSDTYGCAVLVSGETDLVVGGSREARLAGGSSMMPRVTGLGCTCTALAGAFAAVRKDFFQAAVSTAAAMNIAGEMAAERSPGPGSLQMHLLDALYLLDEATVLDRLKVVE; this comes from the coding sequence ATGAGCGCACGCGAAACCCTTGCCGGAGCCGTATGGGAAGACATCCGGGCGGTGCGCGATAAAGCGCCGCTCGTGGTTAACATCACCAACTACGTGGTCACCAACAACACGGCCAACGCGCTCCTCGCCCTGGGCGCGTCCCCGGCCATGAGCCACGTGGTCGAAGACCTGCCCGGCCTGGTCCGGCTTTCCGGGGCGCTGGTGGTCAATCTCGGCACCCTGGCCCCGGACTACGTGGAGGGCATGCACGTCGCCATGGCCCTGGCCAATGAAATGGGCCTGCCCATCGTCCTGGACCCGGTGGCCGCCGGGGTCAACGAGCTGCGCACCGACCTGGCGCGCGAGTTCCTGGCCCAATACCGCCCCGCCATCCTCCGGGGCAACGCCTCCGAGATCATGGCCGTGGCGGGCGAGGACGGCCAGGCCAAGGGCGTGGACACCTCCATGGGCGTGGACGAGGCCGGGAACGCGGCCCGGATGCTGAGCGATACATACGGCTGCGCGGTGCTGGTCAGCGGCGAGACCGACCTGGTGGTCGGCGGGAGCCGTGAGGCCCGCCTGGCGGGCGGCTCCTCCATGATGCCCCGCGTCACCGGGCTGGGCTGCACTTGCACCGCCCTGGCCGGAGCCTTCGCCGCGGTGCGCAAGGACTTCTTCCAGGCCGCCGTCTCCACCGCCGCCGCCATGAACATCGCGGGCGAGATGGCCGCCGAGCGCTCGCCCGGCCCCGGCTCGCTCCAGATGCACCTGCTGGACGCGCTCTATCTCCTGGACGAGGCGACCGTCCTCGACCGGCTCAAGGTGGTGGAATGA